TTGTAACAGCCGTAACGTTGACCGGGAAATCGAACTGATCGAAACCTTGGCAAAACGTTTGAACACCCAAATGATTCACTACGTACCACGTGACAACATCGTGCAACACGCTGAGTTGCGCCGGATGACTGTTAACGAGTACGCACCTGACAGCAATCAAGGTCAAGAATACCGCGCATTGGCTACCAAGATCATTAACAACAAAAATCTCACCATTCCTACACCTATTGAAATGGAAGAGCTAGAAGAGTTGTTGATTGAATTCGGTGTCCTTGAAAGCGAAGAAAATGCTGCCATGTTGATTGGCAAGTCATCTGCTGAAGCACCAGTAGAAAGTACTACTAAGTAAGCAATACTTTAGGGTGGGCTAATACCCACCCTAAGCTATGGTGACCTGCAATCTGCTGTAGTTTTCACCCCACATTAATGTGGGGTGAAATTCGGTTTATTTGTAGGTCTAACTATCGATGTTTACAGGTTACTATACCTAGATATGAATCTTTACTTTCAGATTTTTTCTGTTAGTTATTTTTTTATAGTAATAAGAAATAAATACTTGACTACATATCTAAATATATTAGGACTAAAATTAGCTTATTGGTTATTATCCGATGGTATTTACTACAGCGCAAAATGTCGCTGTTTTTTTTTGGAGATACTGAGTAATAATTAAATTACTCTTCAAGACTTTTCTCTACATACAATATAAACGATTCCGAACTACAGCTTCGGTTGCTTCCTCGAATCACTTATAGAAAGTACTAGCTAAATAAGACAAATAAGAGAAAATTTTTAAAAATGTTAAGGCTAACTCATAACTTAAAATTATTTAATAGAATATAACTGCTATAATAGCAATATAAAAATAGCGACAACGTTATACTTAGTTAGGCAGTCAAAATAAATGCAAGTAAATTTTTAGATAAGCAAAATTTAATTTGAAACTTGCAGCGATCGCCTAGCAATAATCAGTTTTTTTGCGGCTTTCATGGAAATATTTTCTAGCTAAAGCTTTCTCTCTTGCTGGAACCTTCTTGAGGTTTCAGACGAATTCTTTCGGCAAAAAATATCACCTTGTAAAGATTTTACATATGACTATATTGGAGAATAATTATGTCGAAAGAAAAAAAGAGTAATAGAGAAACCAAAAAACCAAAACAAGATCCTGATAAAAAAAAGGAGAAAAAAGACCCAAATAGACATAATGGATCAAATCAATAACTATATGAGCTATTAGGGGCGTAAAACTGTACACCTCTACAACTGATTCATGTGTTCTAAATATTTTTGAACATAGCGATTTATAATCGCTGCTACACAGACTAAACCCGCTTGCACGGGTTATTTTATTAAGTCCATAAGGCACGAATGTACCGCCACGTACCACGGTATATTAACTTCCAACTCAGATTTAGCCCCATCTTTTTCCAGGATTGGTTTGTCCATCGTTGCTCGAACCCTTCGTGGCTTTAGCTGCGAGGCGCTGACTTAAAAGCAAATGGTATCTTAGCTATGTGCGATCGCAAAACTTCTAGATGAGAAAATCGCTCTTAAATTAACCAACAAACAGATGCTTCCTAGCCCCAATAAAATGTATGTGGGAGCCATAACTACTCCAATCACAAACCAAGCAAAAACGTGCAGTATCATCAATAGAGCAAAGAAACTAGCAATTCCAACACTTTGCAATATTTGTATAGCTGGACGACCCAATAATGTAAGAATTATTGTTGATGAGGTAGCAATCAGGTTTGCAGGAATTAAAAAGGCACAAATGCTAATACAGTAAGTGCTTGAGAATATTATTAAGGTATTGATCATTAATTTACCTGGGTTAAATTGCAAAAAATTATATATATTTATATGGATCTTTGTACTTGAATTCTAAAAAATAGTTGGACTTTAGAATTTTGTAAGTTGATAACCGAAACTACTCTGTTAATTCAACCCAAGTAAAGATCCATTAAAATTCTTGACAGCTAATAAGTTAGTGGTTTAGAAAACGAAACTGATAAAAAAGAGCTAATTAATAGAAAGCTTCTACATTATGTCGGAAGGCAATTAAAGCGTGCTTGCCCTGCTCTTCTTTCAATGCCCAAAAGATAGCATCAGATACTTCTAGTGAAACAATAGTCTTAATTTCAATGTTAGTGTTGTAGCCTGCTAAGTCTGATAAGCGTCTTCCATGACCGCCCTCACCTTGTACTTGAGTAATAGTGTAACCGCTTACATCGTGGCTTCCTAGTATTCTAACAATACGGTCTTTGAGTACTGTCTCGCCAATGATAGTGATCAGAACGGCAGGTTCAACGGGAAAGGTTGAGTTTGTCATAAGAATTTCAGAGAATGAGTTTTGGTTTCTTCCAAATGTTAGATCAAAAAGGCTCAAGCATTCTTGCCTGAGCCACTGCTAAATAAAATTCACTTACTAGATTATTTGAGTTAGCTCAAAGAGCTAAATCTATGAAGCTTAGTAGCGGTTGCGGAAGCTGTTGTTTCCCCGGCTTCCACCAAACGAACCTTTGTCTTCTTTGGGTTTAGCCTTATTGACTTTCAGGTCACGTCCCATCCACTCTGCACCATTGAGCGCATCAATGGCAGCCGTTTCTTCATCATCTGTACCCATTTCTACAAAACCAAAGCCGCGCATCCGACCTGTTTCACGATCTGTAGGTAGTTGAACCCGCTTTACAGAACCATATTCTGCAAACACAGCATTCAAGCTATCTTCTGTAACTTCGTAAGAAAGATTGCCTACATAAACTGACATAGATTGTCTCCGAAATCATAAGTGTGTAGAGATTTAGATTTCGGAGAAAAGTTTGTAGATACCAAAAACAAAAAACCTGTCAATATTAAAAACAAAAGCTGTTAACCGAATTAACTCTCACTTCTAATCATCACATAGCAGACAACTTTTAAAGAGAAAGTTGGAAAAAGCGTTACATAAAGTTATGTGAGCAATGTGCTGCTAAGTACAATTGTGGCACAGCTTAAAAGCATAGTTTGTACAGGTTGAATCTGATGTAGACACATTCAATTAATGCTGCCGTCTGCTGTAGCTGAATACTGAAACACAAGAGGCGTGTGAGAAGTGATATCACACGGGTTTTGCTATATGAGGATGGGCTTTTAGATACCTAAAGATACATTCTTGAGTAAAACATTGACCTAAAGGTAGATATTTTGGAAAATAAAACATGGCTTGCCT
This region of Nostoc sp. UHCC 0302 genomic DNA includes:
- a CDS encoding RNA-binding protein, translated to MSVYVGNLSYEVTEDSLNAVFAEYGSVKRVQLPTDRETGRMRGFGFVEMGTDDEETAAIDALNGAEWMGRDLKVNKAKPKEDKGSFGGSRGNNSFRNRY